Within Actinobaculum sp. 313, the genomic segment CACCCTCAACGCGCTGACCGATGCCACCGGCAATGATCGCAGCCTCACCTGGGGCGATTTCGATATGGATGTGGAAATCGACGCAACCGGCAGGGTCGCCACGATCAAGGTGACCGGTCCTTTTCTGCCGAACTCGAACTACTCGGTTGTCTACTGGTGTAATTTCGAGGGTGGTGAGGTGACTCGTGGTGTCGTGTACGACAACGAGGCAACTATCACCGGCACCGAAGTGCAGGGTGAGAGCTCGCGCACCTTCGTCGAGTCCTTCTCCATCACGGTTAATATGAAGGCTGGCTATGGCGGGTTCGATATCACGAAGCTCGCCACCGGTGCAGGAGCAGCCACCGTTCCTGCTAACACCGAGTTCACGGTTGACGTGGAATATGAACTTCCGGCTGCTGCCTCGAATTACGCAGATTGGGAAGCTCCCGGTACGTTGAACGCAGACGGCTTAACGGGTACTACGACGATGACCGTGATTCTTGGCCAGAAGGTACCGTTCAACGGCACCTTCCCGCAGGGTACGAAGATCACGCTCTCGGAGGATCCGAACTCGGAGAACGCCAGTGGACTCTCGTGGGGTACGCCGGTGTTCACAATCGGCAGCTCCACAACAAACACGCTGACGATCAGCGATCAGATTTCGACGGCTGTCACGTTGACCAACACGACGGCGCCGCAGGGCACTTTCGCGGTGAAGAAAACCGTGACAGGTAGTGCGGAAGCAGTGAGTAAGGAGTTCAGCTTCGATTACTCCTGTTCTGACGGTTCGACTGGCTCTCTGAAGGTTAAGGGTGACGGTAATGCGGTCAAGTCCGATAAGAACTTCGCCTTGGGTACCACGTGTACGATCACTGAGGACGCGAGTTCTGCCCAACTTGCCGAGTACTCGCTAGATGTGCCGGAAGCGCAGACGGTAGAAATCTCGGATGCGACCTCGCCCGTTGAGGTCGCCTTCACGAACGACTACAAGCGCCTCAGTGGTGGATTCTCAGTGAAGAAGACGGTTGCAGGCGATGCGGCCGACCTTGCTCCGGCGAGCTTCGATTTTGAGTACGCCTGTATAGATGCTGCTGGTAAAGAGACTGCCTCAGGAACTCTGACGGTTCAGAATGGGGAGTCGGCATCTGCTGAGGACATCCCAACCGGTACCTGCACTGTTTCAGAAAAGAGTGCAGGGGTCGATGGTGCACAGTTGGCTACCAAATTGACGGTCGATGGTGAGGCTGTCGATGGCAATACGGCTACAGTCAATGTGACCGACGGTTCGGCCGTTGTTGTGGAAGCGACCAACACGTACACGCGCGAGCGCGGCTCGTTCTCAGTAAAGAAGGCCGTTACCGGCGAGTACACTCCGGTTGAGGGAGATTCCTTCACGGTGAAGTACACCTGTGATGATGCCGATAAGACGGAGGGAACGCTCAATGTCCCCGCCGACGGAACAGCGGTTACAGTAGATGGGCTGCCTGCGGGCACCTCCTGCACTGTTGCTGAGGATGAGGCTTCCGCACAGCGGGACGGATACGCTTTGGACGTGTCGTACTCGTCAGACAAGGTGATGATCGAAAAGTGTAAGACACAGGAAGTAACCGTGACCAATGAGTACACGCGTCTGGTTGGTGGGTTCACTGTTGCTAAGACGGTCGATGGTGATGGTGCTCAGTTTGCGCCGGCCTCCTTCGATTTCGACTACAGCTGTGCGGATGCTGCGGGTGCGGCAACTGTTTCCGGTACCTTGACGGTGCAGGCGGGCTCTTCGGCGAGTGTGGCCGATGTTCCCACCGGCTCGTGCACGGTCAAGGAGAAGGACGCATCCGTTGCCAATACGCAGTTGACTACCAAGTTGACGGTTGATGGTGCGGCTGTCGATGGCGATACGGCTACAGTCAATGTGACCGACGGCGCGAGCGTGGCCGTTGCGGCCACCAATACCTATACGCGTGATCGTGGTTCGTTCTCTGTGGCGAAGAAGGTGACTGGTGACTACACTGCTGCAGGTGATTCCTTCACCGTGAATTACACGTGTGATGATGCCGATAAGACCTCTGGATCGTTGTCCGTTCCGGCTGACGGCACGGCGGTGATGGTAGATGGTCTGCCAGTTGGTACGACGTGCACATTGACCGAGGATGCGGAGTCTTCACAGCGCGAGGGATATGCATTGGCGACGTCGTACTCCTCGACCACTGTGATGATCGAGAAGGATAAGACGCTGCCGATGACCGTGACCAATGAGTACACGCGTCTGGTTGGTGGGTTCACTGTTGCTAAGACGGTCGATGGTGATGGTGCTCAGTTTGCGCCGCAGTCTTTCGGTTTCGATTACACGTGTGTAGATGGTGCGGGTAACGAGACGATGTCCGGTACGTTGACGGTGCGGGCGGGGAAGTCTGAGCAGGTCACGGATGTGCCTGTGGGTTCGTGTACGGTCACGGAGAAGGATGCGTTTGTTGCCAATGCGCAGGTGGCTACCAGACTGAGTGTTGATGGCAATGTTGTGGAAGGTAAGTCTGCGACTATCGAAATTGGTGATGGATCGGCCATTGCTGTTGAGGCGACTAATACTTACACGTTGGATCGTGGTTCGTTCTCTGTGGTGAAGAAGGTCTCTGGTGCCGATGTGGCTAAGGGTAAGAGCTTCACGTTTGCTTACGAGTGTTCGGATGGGTCGATTGGTTCACTGACGGTTCCTGGTGACGGGACGGTGGTGAAGGCTGACAAGACGTTCCCGGTGGGCACGGCATGTGAAGTTGTTGAGGATGTTAATTCAGCTCAGTTGAGTGGCTACACGGTGAAGGTTCCCGCTGCGCAGAAGGTGGGTATCGAGGAGAAGGATAAGGTGGTGGAGTTGAGCTTCACGAATACTTACACGGAGAACACTCCGCCTCCGCCGTCGAAGAGTACGCCTTCTTCGGCGCCAAAGAAGGCAAAGAAGTCTTTGCCGTTGACGGGCGCGGACCTGCGCGCTCCGGGTGCAATGGCCGTGGTGGCGATTGTTGCTGGAGGTTTGGTGCTTTGGGTTCGACGTCGGGAAGCATAGAGATGTGGTCAGGTGCCTGTAGTACTACGGCTCTGATAGGGCCTGGGCTGCACGGTGAGTTCTGACGGATACATCCGGATGGCAAGGGCGACTGCGTGATGCGCAGTCGCCCTTGCCTTTTGTGGTCACTTTCGTGTCGGCGTGGAGAGCGCGTGTTCTTGAGGAGTGCTGGGGCGCAATGCGTGGTCAAGGTGACGGGCTTGGCTATGGGGTGATGTGTGCGCTGGGGGATAGGTGGCTGCTGCCTGGTGTTCAAATCCCGTCCAAACGACTGAAAACTTGATCGGATCGATATAAGAACTGGCGGAATCACGCGGATTTCGACGCCCTCCCTGAGCGAGTACCTTTCGTTTGGACGGGATTTGGACACCTCTCACCCCGGCTGCGGCCCCTCCACCGTCATTCCACCATGATCTGGACGTTCCAGAACGCAGGTAGGTCCTGATTCTGCCTGCCGTAGGTTCCACCAAGAACGCATCCGACATACGCCAAGCACCGTCATATGCACAGCCGAATGAATGACGCCTTTTCGCCATCTGTACGCAGGGCACCGTTTGGCGCCTGTCCAACTGAGGCTCCTCCGCCCCGGCCTGGCGGCAGACAGGTTAGAACCCGCGGGCTGCCAGTTCGGTCTGCATCTCGATGGTATTGAGGATAATGTCGGTGGGATATGCGCCGTTGATGAAACTGCCCCTCACAATCAGATTGGGTGTCCCGGTCAGTCCGAGAGTGTTGCGGGCATAGTCCGTCTGCGAAGTCACTGCCTGCTGCGTCTCATCGGAAGCGTAATCGTTACGGAACTGGTCCATATCAGGAATTCCAGCCTGCTTGGCAATTTCCTCAACGGACTCATCGGTATAGGTGGGATGATTTCCGTCACCGGCACTATCGTATGCTGCAGCGATGAACTCCCAGAGCTTGTCTTGCTTCGCGGCGGCAATGGTGCCACGTGCGGCCTTATCAGAACCATAGTCTCCGAAGATGACGAAGTTGTGCCACTCCAAGCGGATCTTTCCCTCGTCAGCCATCTCCTCTAGTTTGTCCATAGATTCGGTATGCAGTCGGGTGCACAAAGGACACGAGAAGTCACCAAACACATGGACTGTAACAGGAGCGTCCGCAGGTCCGCGGACCAGCCCTGTATCTCCTTCCTCATCGATTGACAGGGCAAGTTCCCAACCAGGGCTAAGCAAACTGGGCACATAATCGGTTCCGGCGACCCACCCCTTCTCATCGGCGATTTTGGCCTCAGCGACCTGCAGATCGGTGAGTTCTTCCGTAGCGGTAGTCGAAGTGGATGAAGATTCCGTGGGTGATCCGATTGGCGTCGTGGATGCCGTGGTCGGTCCATTGCTGCTCGTATTGTCCCAAGGCCGGATGAGTGCAATGATCAGCGCGATGGCCAGGAGTGCCACCACGACGATAAGGCTGATGATGGCGGGAGAGGTCTTCCGGGTAGCCCCCGCTCCGGGGCTGGCAGGCGGGGCAGCAAATGCTGCACCACCGGGCCGAGGGGCGCCGTCGGTAGTGGATGATCCCTCCCCAGCGGTGAAGTCACCCGAATTCTGCGGGGGTGTCGGTTCCTGTGGTGGCGTATTGCTGTCTGTCATAGCGATCCTTTCTTATCGGCCCGGCATGGGACGGGCCAGAGCTTCGGAGCTGTTGCCGATTGCTGCCAGGCGCAACCGATCCCTGTTCAATACGTTATCAATCTTCGATCCAGTTGTTCAGAGCGCGCATGTACCCCTCGGCATCCTCGTCTTCAAAGATATTGAAGATGATAAGTTCGATAACATCGGTGCCGTGCAACTGCAGCCAGCGATTAACGGTGGAAAGAGCGATATGCGTGGCCTCCTCGAAGGGGAAGCCATTCTTTCCGGTGGACAGGGCGCAGAAGGATACCTGGTGGATATCGCCTTTCTCCGCCGCCAGATCGAGGCATGACGTGTAGCAACGTGCGAGGGCCTCACGGTCGGCGTCGGTCGGATTTCCAGCCGCAGGCCGCGGGCTTACGGTGTGCAGCACATACCGTGCGGGAAGGCGATAGCCGCGGGTCAGCTTGGCTCCACCAATCTCCTCGTTGCTACCCTGCATCTTGTGGATAATCGCGCAATCGTTGCGGATCCATGGCCCGCCCTGCCCCTGGATGTAATTGTCGATACAGGGATGGTGGGGGTCCTTACAGCCGAGCAGATCCGGCATGGCGGCATTGACGACGGCATCCGCCTTCAACTCGCGCACATCTCCACGCCACATGGCAACATTCCGGGCTGAGCCGTAGTCGGAGAACGGCATCATTTCGGAGATACGCATGAGATTGCGCCCGGTTGTCCGCCCGAGGTGCGCGGAGCGACGCGAAAGGAGCACATCAACGGCGTCGGAGACTCCTGGGCTCAGCGGGCCAGGTTCGCGAGTGACAAGCTTGAAGCGTAATGTCTCCCGCAGCGCGTCCTCGTCGATGTTCGCATCGGCAGCGAAAAGCGGCCCGCTACCCGGAGTTGTCAGACCGTCAAGTGCGATTGTTAGTAGTTCAAGATCCGAGCGGGGATCATTGTCCGCAAGCGCTCTGATGGGCTCATCCAAATGAATAGCTTCTCGGTATGCGGAAAGTGGAAGCATAACTCCTCCTTCAACCGGCATTCGTTCCCCTCAAATGTACCGGTATTTGGTGGTCTTGTGCCTCGGCGGGAAGGTGGCGTCCCCCGCACTGCGGCGAGCGGAAGGCAGCGAAGGCATCTGCCCGGGCCGGCGTGGGCGTGTTGTGATCGTGGCGATGATCGGCCGGATCGTGAAACCTCTGCCCGGGCCGGCGTGGGCGTGTTGCAGCACCGCTGCCAGGGGCTTTGCTGGTCGAAGATTCTCGCTACCGGCATTCGGTTGCCACACGGCAACCAGAGGTGCTGCAGTGTCGCGACGGGTTCTCGACGACGTCGCGGCCCTAAGCGGGACGGGACGTGATCGCGCCTCCCGACAGCGACCACTCGCCCCCAGGCGGGATGGGCATGGTCGACTCACGGGTCAGCAGGTTATCTTTGACCTGCTCGACCCCCAGGCCGAACGGGGCACGGTTCTCCTGTAGCGGGCGCCCGGTCTGTCCGGCAGAAGTCTGCCGATGGGAAGACGAATGCGGTCACAGTTGCCGCCTGCCCTGTTTGCGGGCCGAGCTCCCCACGGTTAGTAGCATGTGCCGACTGGATGAGTTCGCGCCGTACTGCACGATGTACCGATAGGCTGAGCATATGACTCAGTGGCTGCTGACATCCGAACTGGCCGAGCGTTTTGATTGTGATTCATACGAGGTGCTTGAAGCGCTGGGCCGAATCGGCTTAGCGGAAGGCGCTCATCCAACGGCGCTTGCGGTGCGCCATGACCTCGCCACCTCAGGTATCGACGACGCCGGCCGGGATGCCGCCTTATGGGATCCCGATGTCACGGTGTTGCTTCTCGGCGTTGGTATGACCCTCAGGCAGGATGCCGGGCCGGTTTTCGACCAGGAAGCACTGTTCGATGATGATCGTGAAGATGACACTGATGCCTACGGCCCTGGATCCGAAAGGCCGGTGGAGGAGAGTGCCGGTATTTCTTCGCGAGTCACTTCACAAGGCGGTCCAGTAGGGACGATTAGACCTGGTTTTGACCGCATCATCGCTACAGACGGTGCATGTTCGGGCAATCCCGGGCCTGGCGGATGGGCATGGGTCGAACAGGTAAGCGGGGCGTGGGAGTCAGGTGGTGCGTCGTCGACGACGAATAACAGCATGGAACTCACCGCCTTGATTAAGGCGTTGGAGTTCGTCGGCCCGGAGGTATCCTTGCTTATTCGTTGTGATTCTCAGTATGTGATCAATGTTGTGACGAAATGGGCACCTACCTGGCGGCGTCGGGGTTGGAAGAAGGCCGACGGTGAACCGGTGAAGAATCGTGAACTTGTCGAAACCCTGCTGGGGCTGTACGAGGCGCGAAGAGGACGCACCGAGGTCGAATGGGTGAAGGGGCATGCCGGCGACGCCGCGAATGAGTTGTGTGACAGACTCGCTTCGGCGCAGGCGCGGACACGATCCGATAGGTGACCGCGCGTGACGATGGCGTGTCCGACAAGGCGGCGTGATCGTTCCAGGACGCCGCACGGACCACCGGTGCGACATCATCTCTGACGGGTCAGCCGAAGGGCATGATCGACTCGTCGATCCTAGAGGTTTACTGCGTCGTTTATCGTGCGGCCCCGATGTGGGTCCTCCTCGAAATGTAGTGGAGTTGGGCACATCTTGCGGATCGCGATCAGATTGAGGAAACCCACAATAGTGGTGAAAACTTGGCTAACAACGCACGTGAGGCGCTTATGTAAACGAATGTAACATTGTTAGCCCATCTGAACTCTCTGCCTTTAGTGTAATCTAAGAACCTAGCACTAGGAGTCTGTGTATCTACTTGTCAGTTCTCCGTGATCACGCCCGGAGAGCTGTTGGTGGCGCATTCGCGCTTTACGATCCTCAGGAGGCATCTATGACAGGGGTCACTCAGTCGGGTTGGCGCAACCGACAACAGGGGCGCATCGCGATAGCATGTATCACCTTATTCGCAATGGTTCTCTCTGTGTTTGGGGTCATTGTTCCTGCGCGCGCTGCGGACAATCCGAACATTGTTATCAGTGATCTGACACTTACCCGTACAAATAACCAGGGCACAGGCGATTGGCCGGGAAAGCTGACGGTCGGCCAGCACGCTCGCCTTGATTTCAAGTGGGATGCGTCGAATGCCGATGTGAAGAGTGGCGACTCCTTCACGATCGATCTCGGCACCTACTTCGAGAATCTTGAGTATCCGAAGACTGCGCCGATGACGGTCACCAACAATGGTGAGCAGATTGAAATTGGATCCTGTGATCTAACGCGCACGCAGGTGGTATGCACCTTTAGCGACAAGGTTGACGAGCTAAAGGCGGCTGGATTTGCCGCATTCCGTGGAACAGGCACAGCACGACTGCGTGCTGTTAAAGCAACAACATCAGAGACGGCCGATATTACGACGAACAATGTCGTTTCCGTTGATCTTCCTGAAACCGGCGGGATTGGCGAGGCTGTTGGTGAAAAGTACCGGGTCTACAATTTCCACAAATGGGCCGGAGCGCTCTGGAGCGAGAAGGGCATGACGTGGGGCATCGACTTCGGAACGAAATATGTGGGGGAGAAGACCGGAACCACTCTCGATGGTAGCCGCCAGACGATTGTCATGACCGACAATCTCGGCGAGGGAATGGAGTTCCGCGCCGGAGACTACCTGAAAGATTGGGTCCTTTATTATCGCGGTACCAACGGTGACGCGACGATGCAGCAGACTCGGCTCACGGATGCCTCGGGTGCTGATGCGACGACCGCGATGGGGGATTTTGACCTAAGCGTCGAGGTAAATGGCAGAACTGCTAAGATCACCGCCACCGGCCCATTCAAGCCGGACTCGAACTACCAGGTCACTTTCCCGGTCACGTTCTCCGGTGGAAAGGTCACTCGAGGTGTGATCTACGGAAACAGTGCGACACTGCATGGCACTGAGGTTCAGGTGCAGGATTCGCGCTACTTTGTGGAGTCCTTCTCTATCACGGTGGAGATGGCGGCAGGCTTCGGTGGTTTTGATATCACCAAGGTTGTTTCCGGCACGGGAGCGGCCAGTGTTCCGGCGGGTACCGAGTTCACCGTCGACGTCAGCTATGAACTGCCTGCTGTTGCCTCAACCTACGAGGACTGGACGGCGCCCGGCATGCTGAGCGCGGATGGGAAAACGGGTACGGCGCAGATGAAGGCCGTCGTCGGTCAAAAGGTGCCCTTCAATGGTACCTTCCCGAAGGGCACGAAGATCGCTCTCGCGGAGGATCCATCGACAAGTACGTACACCGCACTCGGTTGGTCTGATCCGGAATTCCTTATCGACGGTAGGGCCACGAACACGCTCACGATTGGTGATCAGACATCAGTGGCCGTGACACTGACGAACACGACGGCACCGCAAGGAACCTTCGCCATCAAGAAGTTTGTGTCCGGTGCAGATAACGTTACGAGCAAGCAGTTTACTTTTGACTATGAGTGCTCTGACGGCCAGTCCGGAACGGTCAATGTTCCCGGGGACGGGACGGCAGTGACGGTGGACAAGAGCTTCCCGTTGGGCACAACCTGTAGCATCGTGGAGAATGCTGACACTGCACAGGTGGATGGCTACACCCTGAGCGCTCCCGAGCCGCAGACGGTGACAATCTCGAACGCTTCCACTCTGATCGAGGCGTCATTCACCAACTCTTACACACGGGATCGTGGCTCGTTCTCGGTGAAGAAGGTCGTGCGGGGTGACTACACTGCCACTCCGGGCGAGACATTCACTGTCAACTATCGGTGCGACGACGCCGAAGCGACGTCGGGTTCGCTGAGCGTTCCGGCTGACGGTACGGCTGTCTCGGTGGATGGCCTGCCGACAGGTACGAACTGCGTTATCGGCGAGGATGCGGATTCTGCACAGCGCACCGGCTACGCGCTGGCGGTCGATTATTCGGCGACGAATCTGAGTATTGAGAAGGACACCACGCAGGACGTGACGGTCACCAATGACTACAAGCGTTTGGTTGGTGGATTCTCCATCAGTAAGAAGGTCGATGGTGATGGAGCGAGTTTGGCTCCGGTGAACTTTGCCTTTGATTACGCTTGTGTGGACGCGGCAGGTGAGGAGACAGTCTCTGGTACGCTGCAGGTCACGCCAGGTCAGATTGAGGGCGTGGAAGATGTTCCAACTGGTACGTGTGAGATTAGTGAGCGCGATGCGACGGTTAACGGCGCGCAGTTGATGACGTCGTGGACGGTTGATGGTGCGGCGGTGGAAGGTTCTAAGGCCACCATTAGCGTGACTGATGGTTCCGCGATTGCCGTTGAAGCGACGAATACCTATACGCGTGATCGTGGTTCGTTCTCTGTGGCGAAGAAGGTGACTGGTGACTACACGTCTGGCACCGGGGAGTCGTTCAAGGTGAATTACGTTTGTGATGATCCGGATCAGACTTCTGGCGTGCTCGATGTTCCTGGTGATGGTACGCCTGTGCGGGTAGACAACCTGCCAACTGGTACTAGCTGTGTCATTACTGAGGATGGAGACTCCGCACGACGTGACGGCTATGCAGTAGCAACCACGCATACTGCGGCTAAGGTCATGATCACAAAGGATCAGACGCAGGAGAATACGATCACGAATGACTACCGGCGTCTGGTTGGTGGGTTCACTGTTGCTAAGACGGTCGATGGTGATGGTGCTCAGTTTGCGCCGCAGTCTTTCGGTTTCGATTACACGTGTGTAGATGGTGCGGGTAACGAGACGATGTCCGGTACGTTGACGGTGCGGGCGGGGAAGTCTGAGCAGGTCACGGATGTGCCTGTGGGTTCGTGTACGGTCACGGAGAAGGATGCGTTTGTTGCCAATGCGCAGGTGGCTACCAGACTGAGTGTTGATGGCAATGTTGTGGAAGGTAAGTCTGCGACTATCGAAATTGGTGATGGATCGGCCATTGCTGTTGAGGCGACTAATACTTACACGTTGGATCGTGGTTCGTTCTCTGTGGTGAAGAAGGTCTCTGGTGCCGATGTGGCTAAGGGTAAGAGCTTCACGTTTGCTTACGAGTGTTCGGATGGGTCGATTGGTTCACTGACGGTTCCTGGTGACGGGACGGTGGTGAAGGCTGACAAGACGTTCCCGGTGGGCACGGCATGTGAAGTTGTTGAGGATGTTAATTCAGCTCAGTTGAGTGGCTACACGGTGAAGGTTCCCGCTGCGCAGAAGGTGGGTATCGAGGAGAAGGATAAGGTGGTGGAGTTGAGCTTCACGAATACTTACACGGAGAACACTCCGCCTCCGCCGTCGAAGAGTACGCCTTCTTCGGCGCCAAAGAAGGCAAAGAAGTCTTTGCCGTTGACGGGCGCGGACCTGCGCGCTCCGGGTGCAATGGCCGTGGTGGCGATTGTTGCTGGAGGTTTGGTGCTTTGGGTTCGACGTCGGGAAGCATAGAGATGTGGTCAGGTGCCTGTA encodes:
- a CDS encoding DUF5979 domain-containing protein, producing MTGHTRVAAPDGRRYRRLVLAFTALVAMLCTQIGIVAPAQAADNPNIKVSDLVLTKTDSNGNPQGGGLRVEDYARLDFSWDASSADVKDGDSFTIDLGSYFRNLEYPKSTPMTVTYNGQQVEIGTCDLTRTTVVCTFNEKAEELKNSGFTAISGTGSAMLRVLVATDSETADITTNGVTSVDLPDTGGIGEVIGTPFSKFRFDKWAGGLLSDGSKMQWGLNFGTEYLTQQAGLPLDGSRQTITITDTLGEGLYFDPATFREWILYYRGTEGQDSVITLNALTDATGNDRSLTWGDFDMDVEIDATGRVATIKVTGPFLPNSNYSVVYWCNFEGGEVTRGVVYDNEATITGTEVQGESSRTFVESFSITVNMKAGYGGFDITKLATGAGAATVPANTEFTVDVEYELPAAASNYADWEAPGTLNADGLTGTTTMTVILGQKVPFNGTFPQGTKITLSEDPNSENASGLSWGTPVFTIGSSTTNTLTISDQISTAVTLTNTTAPQGTFAVKKTVTGSAEAVSKEFSFDYSCSDGSTGSLKVKGDGNAVKSDKNFALGTTCTITEDASSAQLAEYSLDVPEAQTVEISDATSPVEVAFTNDYKRLSGGFSVKKTVAGDAADLAPASFDFEYACIDAAGKETASGTLTVQNGESASAEDIPTGTCTVSEKSAGVDGAQLATKLTVDGEAVDGNTATVNVTDGSAVVVEATNTYTRERGSFSVKKAVTGEYTPVEGDSFTVKYTCDDADKTEGTLNVPADGTAVTVDGLPAGTSCTVAEDEASAQRDGYALDVSYSSDKVMIEKCKTQEVTVTNEYTRLVGGFTVAKTVDGDGAQFAPASFDFDYSCADAAGAATVSGTLTVQAGSSASVADVPTGSCTVKEKDASVANTQLTTKLTVDGAAVDGDTATVNVTDGASVAVAATNTYTRDRGSFSVAKKVTGDYTAAGDSFTVNYTCDDADKTSGSLSVPADGTAVMVDGLPVGTTCTLTEDAESSQREGYALATSYSSTTVMIEKDKTLPMTVTNEYTRLVGGFTVAKTVDGDGAQFAPQSFGFDYTCVDGAGNETMSGTLTVRAGKSEQVTDVPVGSCTVTEKDAFVANAQVATRLSVDGNVVEGKSATIEIGDGSAIAVEATNTYTLDRGSFSVVKKVSGADVAKGKSFTFAYECSDGSIGSLTVPGDGTVVKADKTFPVGTACEVVEDVNSAQLSGYTVKVPAAQKVGIEEKDKVVELSFTNTYTENTPPPPSKSTPSSAPKKAKKSLPLTGADLRAPGAMAVVAIVAGGLVLWVRRREA
- a CDS encoding thioredoxin domain-containing protein produces the protein MTDSNTPPQEPTPPQNSGDFTAGEGSSTTDGAPRPGGAAFAAPPASPGAGATRKTSPAIISLIVVVALLAIALIIALIRPWDNTSSNGPTTASTTPIGSPTESSSTSTTATEELTDLQVAEAKIADEKGWVAGTDYVPSLLSPGWELALSIDEEGDTGLVRGPADAPVTVHVFGDFSCPLCTRLHTESMDKLEEMADEGKIRLEWHNFVIFGDYGSDKAARGTIAAAKQDKLWEFIAAAYDSAGDGNHPTYTDESVEEIAKQAGIPDMDQFRNDYASDETQQAVTSQTDYARNTLGLTGTPNLIVRGSFINGAYPTDIILNTIEMQTELAARGF
- a CDS encoding macro domain-containing protein, translating into MLPLSAYREAIHLDEPIRALADNDPRSDLELLTIALDGLTTPGSGPLFAADANIDEDALRETLRFKLVTREPGPLSPGVSDAVDVLLSRRSAHLGRTTGRNLMRISEMMPFSDYGSARNVAMWRGDVRELKADAVVNAAMPDLLGCKDPHHPCIDNYIQGQGGPWIRNDCAIIHKMQGSNEEIGGAKLTRGYRLPARYVLHTVSPRPAAGNPTDADREALARCYTSCLDLAAEKGDIHQVSFCALSTGKNGFPFEEATHIALSTVNRWLQLHGTDVIELIIFNIFEDEDAEGYMRALNNWIED
- a CDS encoding ribonuclease H yields the protein MTQWLLTSELAERFDCDSYEVLEALGRIGLAEGAHPTALAVRHDLATSGIDDAGRDAALWDPDVTVLLLGVGMTLRQDAGPVFDQEALFDDDREDDTDAYGPGSERPVEESAGISSRVTSQGGPVGTIRPGFDRIIATDGACSGNPGPGGWAWVEQVSGAWESGGASSTTNNSMELTALIKALEFVGPEVSLLIRCDSQYVINVVTKWAPTWRRRGWKKADGEPVKNRELVETLLGLYEARRGRTEVEWVKGHAGDAANELCDRLASAQARTRSDR
- a CDS encoding DUF5979 domain-containing protein — encoded protein: MTGVTQSGWRNRQQGRIAIACITLFAMVLSVFGVIVPARAADNPNIVISDLTLTRTNNQGTGDWPGKLTVGQHARLDFKWDASNADVKSGDSFTIDLGTYFENLEYPKTAPMTVTNNGEQIEIGSCDLTRTQVVCTFSDKVDELKAAGFAAFRGTGTARLRAVKATTSETADITTNNVVSVDLPETGGIGEAVGEKYRVYNFHKWAGALWSEKGMTWGIDFGTKYVGEKTGTTLDGSRQTIVMTDNLGEGMEFRAGDYLKDWVLYYRGTNGDATMQQTRLTDASGADATTAMGDFDLSVEVNGRTAKITATGPFKPDSNYQVTFPVTFSGGKVTRGVIYGNSATLHGTEVQVQDSRYFVESFSITVEMAAGFGGFDITKVVSGTGAASVPAGTEFTVDVSYELPAVASTYEDWTAPGMLSADGKTGTAQMKAVVGQKVPFNGTFPKGTKIALAEDPSTSTYTALGWSDPEFLIDGRATNTLTIGDQTSVAVTLTNTTAPQGTFAIKKFVSGADNVTSKQFTFDYECSDGQSGTVNVPGDGTAVTVDKSFPLGTTCSIVENADTAQVDGYTLSAPEPQTVTISNASTLIEASFTNSYTRDRGSFSVKKVVRGDYTATPGETFTVNYRCDDAEATSGSLSVPADGTAVSVDGLPTGTNCVIGEDADSAQRTGYALAVDYSATNLSIEKDTTQDVTVTNDYKRLVGGFSISKKVDGDGASLAPVNFAFDYACVDAAGEETVSGTLQVTPGQIEGVEDVPTGTCEISERDATVNGAQLMTSWTVDGAAVEGSKATISVTDGSAIAVEATNTYTRDRGSFSVAKKVTGDYTSGTGESFKVNYVCDDPDQTSGVLDVPGDGTPVRVDNLPTGTSCVITEDGDSARRDGYAVATTHTAAKVMITKDQTQENTITNDYRRLVGGFTVAKTVDGDGAQFAPQSFGFDYTCVDGAGNETMSGTLTVRAGKSEQVTDVPVGSCTVTEKDAFVANAQVATRLSVDGNVVEGKSATIEIGDGSAIAVEATNTYTLDRGSFSVVKKVSGADVAKGKSFTFAYECSDGSIGSLTVPGDGTVVKADKTFPVGTACEVVEDVNSAQLSGYTVKVPAAQKVGIEEKDKVVELSFTNTYTENTPPPPSKSTPSSAPKKAKKSLPLTGADLRAPGAMAVVAIVAGGLVLWVRRREA